The following are encoded together in the Meriones unguiculatus strain TT.TT164.6M chromosome 16, Bangor_MerUng_6.1, whole genome shotgun sequence genome:
- the Psors1c2 gene encoding psoriasis susceptibility 1 candidate gene 2 protein isoform X1, whose protein sequence is MKMTGPDGDSSRQRAGPSPPAGRLLCYKALGFQAPRVRESTPPRGSSRQPRCPPGSCWGSWSFACVPEASRAVETPLPGPQTPKKRRILRHCLWAPQSPVTPGQGYLPCLMSLHLQAPTAPGEICLMLVPGPRSPLALIPLTLLCLMTPGQQERSPQKTPGHPPLRWATDLRRNQTLTHPRKSTDREEPGNSTERTQAPSLLRGPLETQVFPLS, encoded by the exons ATGAAGATGACAG GCCCAGATGGGGACTCCTCACGTCAGCGGGCCGGCCCCTCCCCACCAGCTGGCCGCCTCCTCTGCTATAAAGCTCTTGGGTTCCAAGCACCTAGAGTGAGAGAGAGTACCCCGCCTCGGGGGTCCAGTAGACAGCCACGATGCCCGCCTGGAAGCTGCTGGGGCTCCTGGTCCTTTGCCTGTGTGCCGGAG GCATCTCGGGCAGTGGAGACCCCTCTCCCAGGCCCACAGACACCCAAGAAGAGGAGGATTCTCCGCCATTGCCTCTGGGCCCCCCAATCCCCGGTGACCCCTGGCCAGGGGTACCTCCCGTGTTTGATGAGCCTCCACCTCCAGGCTCCAACCGCCCCTGGAGAGATCTGCCTGATGCTGGTGCCTGGCCCCCGGAGCCCCCTAGCACTGATCCCCCTCACCCTCCTCTGCCTGATGACCCCTGGCCAGCAGGAACGCAGCCCCCAGAAAACCCCTGGCCACCCGCCCCTGAGATGGGCCACGGATCTCAGGAGGAACCAGACCTTGACCCACCCCAGGAAGAGTACCGATAGGGAGGAGCCAGGGAACTCCACCGAGCGCACCCAAGCCCCCTCTCTCCTGCGCGGACCCTTAGAGACTCAGGTTTTCCCGCTTTCCTAG
- the Psors1c2 gene encoding psoriasis susceptibility 1 candidate gene 2 protein isoform X2 produces the protein MPAWKLLGLLVLCLCAGGISGSGDPSPRPTDTQEEEDSPPLPLGPPIPGDPWPGVPPVFDEPPPPGSNRPWRDLPDAGAWPPEPPSTDPPHPPLPDDPWPAGTQPPENPWPPAPEMGHGSQEEPDLDPPQEEYR, from the exons ATGCCCGCCTGGAAGCTGCTGGGGCTCCTGGTCCTTTGCCTGTGTGCCGGAG GCATCTCGGGCAGTGGAGACCCCTCTCCCAGGCCCACAGACACCCAAGAAGAGGAGGATTCTCCGCCATTGCCTCTGGGCCCCCCAATCCCCGGTGACCCCTGGCCAGGGGTACCTCCCGTGTTTGATGAGCCTCCACCTCCAGGCTCCAACCGCCCCTGGAGAGATCTGCCTGATGCTGGTGCCTGGCCCCCGGAGCCCCCTAGCACTGATCCCCCTCACCCTCCTCTGCCTGATGACCCCTGGCCAGCAGGAACGCAGCCCCCAGAAAACCCCTGGCCACCCGCCCCTGAGATGGGCCACGGATCTCAGGAGGAACCAGACCTTGACCCACCCCAGGAAGAGTACCGATAG